A genomic region of Microlunatus sagamiharensis contains the following coding sequences:
- a CDS encoding ABC transporter permease — translation MSATPTTAEAVGPVDARQLGRERLLAAVQAYGAAIVLALVVVVAGFTFPTFFSVGNFTNVLTQSSFPLIVAIGMTFVILTGGIDLSVGSVFALGGVLAAQASVHGVVPAILLPLVVGAAIGAVQGALVAWGRMAPFIVTLAGLLAFRGVVLAVTDGGSETPVIEDATTIALGQGSLLGIHWTVWIALVLLALGALLLRRSRSGQAVLAVGGSESAATLMGLPVERVKFGVYVLSATCAALAGALNAAYSSSGVPTVGVGLELTAISAVVIGGTLLSGGKGSLGGTLAGVLLLSVISNVINQVGSLTSSVQSIVSGGFLAVVVVVQTILSRQQRL, via the coding sequence ATGAGCGCCACGCCGACCACGGCCGAGGCCGTGGGACCCGTCGACGCCCGCCAGCTCGGTCGCGAGCGGCTGCTGGCCGCCGTGCAGGCGTACGGGGCCGCGATCGTGCTGGCGCTGGTGGTCGTGGTCGCCGGCTTCACCTTCCCGACCTTCTTCTCGGTCGGCAACTTCACCAACGTGCTCACCCAGAGCTCGTTCCCGCTGATCGTGGCCATCGGGATGACCTTCGTCATCCTCACCGGGGGCATCGACCTGTCGGTCGGCTCGGTCTTCGCGCTCGGCGGCGTCCTCGCCGCGCAGGCCTCGGTGCACGGCGTGGTGCCGGCGATCCTGCTCCCGCTCGTCGTCGGCGCCGCGATCGGCGCGGTCCAGGGCGCGCTCGTCGCGTGGGGCCGGATGGCGCCGTTCATCGTCACGCTCGCCGGGCTGCTCGCCTTCCGCGGCGTCGTGCTCGCCGTCACCGACGGCGGCTCGGAGACGCCGGTGATCGAGGACGCGACCACCATCGCGCTGGGCCAGGGGAGCCTGCTCGGGATCCACTGGACCGTCTGGATCGCCCTCGTCCTGCTGGCGCTCGGCGCCCTGCTGCTGCGGCGCTCCCGCTCGGGCCAGGCGGTGCTGGCCGTCGGCGGCTCGGAGTCGGCGGCGACGCTGATGGGCCTGCCGGTCGAGCGGGTGAAGTTCGGCGTCTACGTCCTGAGCGCGACCTGCGCGGCACTGGCCGGGGCGCTCAACGCGGCGTACTCGTCCTCGGGCGTGCCCACGGTCGGCGTCGGCCTCGAGCTGACCGCGATCTCCGCGGTCGTCATCGGCGGCACGCTGCTGAGCGGGGGCAAGGGCTCCCTCGGTGGCACGCTCGCCGGCGTCCTGCTGCTCAGCGTGATCTCCAACGTCATCAACCAGGTGGGTTCGCTGACGTCGTCGGTGCAGTCGATCGTGTCGGGCGGCTTCCTGGCCGTCGTGGTCGTCGTCCAGACGATCCTGTCGCGCCAGCAGAGACTCTGA
- a CDS encoding ABC transporter substrate-binding protein translates to MSPRLPSRTSPLAAALGRRGATGALVLVATASLALAGCTKPAEPAGSTAGGGSGATPDTAQVTQAASGPTCSLEEYKGDKIDLADAVVGFSQSEKEDNPFRIAETQSIKDEATKQGVKQLLTTNAQSTLSKQISDIQDMIAKGAQALIVAPLNSDGLQPALEAARAKNIPVITIDRQLTSGACDTYVTFLGSNFVEQGKRAAQQLIKGTGGQGKVAILLGTSGNGVTTDRTKGFVDEIKASAPGIEIVAQQTGDFARDKGQQVTEQILQSNKDVTAIYAENDEMGLGAQAAIISAGKTPGTDIQIYSVDGTKNAVSQIVAGQYNGVIESNPRFGPLAFDTLKKFESGEPVGQKIIISDSEYDATNAKDKVNAAY, encoded by the coding sequence ATGTCCCCACGCCTGCCGTCACGCACGTCCCCGCTCGCCGCCGCCCTTGGGCGCCGCGGCGCCACAGGTGCCCTCGTCCTCGTCGCCACCGCCAGCCTGGCGCTCGCCGGCTGCACCAAGCCGGCCGAGCCGGCCGGCAGCACCGCCGGCGGGGGCTCCGGCGCCACGCCGGACACCGCCCAGGTGACCCAGGCCGCCTCCGGCCCCACCTGCTCCCTCGAGGAGTACAAGGGCGACAAGATCGACCTGGCCGACGCGGTCGTCGGCTTCTCGCAGTCGGAGAAGGAGGACAACCCCTTCCGCATCGCCGAGACGCAGTCGATCAAGGACGAGGCCACCAAGCAGGGCGTCAAGCAGCTGCTCACGACCAACGCGCAGTCGACGCTGTCGAAGCAGATCTCCGACATCCAGGACATGATCGCCAAGGGTGCGCAGGCCCTCATCGTCGCGCCCCTCAACTCCGACGGCCTGCAGCCGGCGCTCGAGGCCGCGCGGGCCAAGAACATCCCGGTGATCACGATCGACCGGCAGCTGACCAGCGGCGCCTGCGACACGTACGTCACCTTCCTCGGCTCGAACTTCGTCGAGCAGGGCAAGCGCGCCGCGCAGCAGCTGATCAAGGGCACCGGCGGCCAGGGCAAGGTCGCGATCCTGCTGGGCACCTCGGGCAACGGCGTCACCACCGACCGGACCAAGGGCTTCGTCGACGAGATCAAGGCCTCCGCGCCCGGCATCGAGATCGTGGCCCAGCAGACCGGCGACTTCGCCCGCGACAAGGGCCAGCAGGTCACCGAGCAGATCCTGCAGTCCAACAAGGACGTGACTGCGATCTACGCCGAGAACGACGAGATGGGCCTCGGGGCCCAGGCCGCGATCATCTCCGCGGGCAAGACGCCGGGCACCGACATCCAGATCTACTCGGTCGACGGCACCAAGAACGCGGTGTCGCAGATCGTCGCCGGGCAGTACAACGGCGTCATCGAGTCCAACCCCCGCTTCGGGCCGCTCGCCTTCGACACGCTGAAGAAGTTCGAGTCGGGCGAGCCCGTGGGTCAGAAGATCATCATCTCCGACTCCGAGTACGACGCGACCAACGCCAAGGACAAGGTCAACGCCGCGTACTGA
- a CDS encoding recombinase family protein encodes MRTIGYVWVDALEHNGQFQRELLRQRGVDVVYEDVSAKVATQMRPQLTEALDAIGPGDVLVAWRLDRLGSTMSSVLALLELLGRRGVGVTTVAEGLDTTADGGALLGVIAAFTELDRCLSRQKTLNGVYAARARGRVGGRPRALSATNVDRVLMLREQGSSVREIAEQLGTSRATVYRVLDSVSLEGREERDAPSTFTLSLQGLADRHDDAHPATD; translated from the coding sequence GTGCGAACGATCGGCTACGTCTGGGTCGACGCCCTCGAGCACAACGGCCAGTTCCAGCGCGAGCTGCTGCGGCAGCGCGGGGTCGACGTGGTCTACGAGGACGTCAGCGCCAAGGTCGCCACGCAGATGCGTCCGCAGCTGACCGAGGCGCTGGACGCCATCGGCCCGGGCGACGTCCTGGTGGCGTGGCGCCTGGACCGGCTCGGCTCCACCATGTCCAGCGTCCTCGCCCTGCTCGAGCTGCTCGGACGCCGCGGGGTGGGCGTGACCACCGTCGCCGAGGGCCTCGACACCACCGCCGACGGCGGGGCCCTGCTGGGCGTGATCGCGGCCTTCACCGAGCTCGACCGCTGCCTCAGCCGGCAGAAGACGCTGAACGGCGTGTACGCGGCCCGCGCGCGCGGCCGGGTCGGCGGTCGCCCCCGGGCCCTGTCGGCGACCAACGTCGACCGCGTGCTGATGCTGCGCGAGCAGGGCAGCTCCGTGCGGGAGATCGCCGAGCAGCTCGGCACCTCGAGGGCCACGGTCTACCGCGTCCTCGACAGCGTGTCGCTCGAGGGCCGCGAGGAGCGCGACGCCCCGAGCACCTTCACGCTGTCGCTGCAGGGCCTGGCCGACCGGCACGACGACGCCCACCCGGCGACCGACTAG
- a CDS encoding sugar ABC transporter ATP-binding protein, translated as MTTTSSPPPPAAAPPGVPVLEARGVTKRFAGVTALSDIDFAVHAGDSMALMGENGAGKSTLIKVLTGVHQPEEGEVVLSGKPVRFGRPLDAQRAGVSTIYQEVNLVPLMSVAHNIYLGREPRRFGLVDERRMNADARALLNEYAIDVDVTAPLRSLALGVQQMVALARAVSINASVVIMDEPTSSLEAREVETLFDVIALLRRRGIAIVYVSHRMDEIYRVCDRVTVLRDGRVVHVGDLHGLSRVELVSMMLGRSVEKVRGGGVTAFGESVATQAEPVLVAGDLTRAHQIEGISLEIRPGEVVGLGGLLGSGRSETLKAMAGVMQLDHGGVVVDGRPVRSGSVPAAIRAGVVMLPEDRKAEGIIPGLSVRDNIVLAALPRLSKAGFSSRRAQDKVVEVFVRRLRIKASSPDQLVSELSGGNQQKVMIARWLAMSPKVLLLDEPTRGIDVGAKAEVQALIDELAHEGLAIVLVSSELEEVVEGSVRVVVLRDGRVETELTGDDVDEPHLLAAIAGRDEEPDAGTTDEEGPR; from the coding sequence GTGACGACGACGTCATCACCGCCACCACCCGCGGCCGCGCCGCCGGGCGTCCCCGTGCTCGAGGCGCGGGGCGTCACCAAGCGCTTCGCCGGCGTCACCGCGCTGAGCGACATCGACTTCGCCGTGCACGCCGGCGACAGCATGGCGCTGATGGGCGAGAACGGCGCGGGCAAGTCCACGCTGATCAAAGTGCTGACGGGGGTGCACCAGCCCGAGGAGGGCGAGGTCGTGCTCTCCGGGAAGCCGGTCCGCTTCGGCCGTCCGCTCGACGCGCAGCGGGCGGGGGTCAGCACGATCTACCAGGAGGTCAACCTCGTCCCCCTGATGTCGGTCGCCCACAACATCTACCTCGGCCGCGAGCCGCGGCGCTTCGGCCTGGTGGACGAGCGCCGCATGAATGCCGACGCCCGCGCGCTGCTGAACGAGTACGCGATCGACGTGGACGTGACGGCACCCCTGCGCTCGCTCGCCCTGGGCGTGCAGCAGATGGTCGCGCTGGCCCGGGCGGTCAGCATCAACGCCTCCGTCGTGATCATGGACGAGCCGACCTCCTCGCTCGAGGCGCGGGAGGTCGAGACGCTCTTCGACGTCATCGCGCTGCTGCGCCGCCGGGGCATCGCGATCGTCTACGTGAGCCACCGGATGGACGAGATCTACCGCGTCTGCGACCGCGTCACCGTGCTGCGCGACGGGCGCGTCGTCCACGTGGGCGACCTGCACGGCCTCTCCCGCGTCGAGCTCGTGTCGATGATGCTCGGCCGCTCGGTGGAGAAGGTGCGCGGCGGCGGGGTCACGGCCTTCGGGGAGTCGGTCGCGACCCAGGCGGAGCCGGTGCTCGTGGCCGGGGACCTGACGCGGGCGCACCAGATCGAGGGCATCAGCCTCGAGATCCGCCCCGGCGAGGTGGTCGGGCTCGGCGGGCTGCTCGGCTCCGGGCGTTCGGAGACGCTCAAGGCGATGGCCGGGGTCATGCAGCTCGACCACGGCGGCGTGGTCGTCGACGGCCGTCCGGTGCGCAGCGGCTCGGTGCCCGCCGCGATCCGGGCCGGCGTCGTGATGCTCCCCGAGGACCGCAAGGCGGAGGGGATCATCCCCGGGCTGTCGGTGCGCGACAACATCGTGCTCGCCGCGCTGCCGCGGCTGTCGAAGGCCGGCTTCTCCTCGCGGCGCGCGCAGGACAAGGTCGTCGAGGTCTTCGTGCGACGGCTGCGGATCAAGGCGTCCAGCCCCGACCAGCTGGTCTCGGAGCTGTCCGGGGGCAACCAGCAGAAGGTGATGATCGCGCGCTGGCTCGCGATGAGCCCCAAGGTGCTCCTGCTCGACGAGCCCACCCGGGGCATCGACGTCGGCGCCAAGGCCGAGGTGCAGGCGCTGATCGACGAGCTGGCCCACGAGGGCCTGGCCATCGTGCTCGTCTCCTCCGAGCTGGAGGAGGTCGTCGAGGGCTCGGTGCGCGTGGTCGTGCTGCGCGACGGCCGCGTGGAGACCGAGCTGACGGGCGACGACGTGGACGAGCCGCACCTGCTCGCCGCCATCGCCGGGCGCGACGAGGAGCCCGACGCGGGCACGACCGACGAGGAGGGTCCCCGATGA
- a CDS encoding aldose 1-epimerase family protein, whose amino-acid sequence MAHPLTGDEVRLRHGPYIASVVTLGASLRSLAHDGRPLVVPFAADRMRPVFRGALLAPWPNRVVDGRYAFEGEQQQLALSEPDRGHALHGLLAWADWRVEAVAENAVGLATELAPSAGYPHRLVVECVHALTDDGLTTTVAARSLGTRAPYGVSAHPYLTAGGADLDTCVLTLPAARYVETTGARLLPGPERDVAIAPWPDFRRPQVLGDARIDHAFTGLDRDGEGRARVRLEAPDGFAAEMSWGAELGWVQVHTADRPEPELDRAGLAVEPMTCPPDAFSTGEDLVVLEPGGRHSASWRIAAAGPGLS is encoded by the coding sequence GTGGCGCACCCGCTGACCGGCGACGAGGTCCGCCTCCGCCACGGCCCGTACATCGCCTCGGTCGTGACGCTCGGGGCGAGCCTGCGCTCCCTCGCGCACGACGGCCGGCCGCTGGTCGTGCCCTTCGCCGCCGACCGGATGCGCCCGGTCTTCCGCGGGGCGCTGCTGGCGCCCTGGCCGAACCGGGTGGTCGACGGCCGCTACGCCTTCGAGGGCGAGCAGCAGCAGCTGGCCCTCAGCGAGCCCGACCGGGGCCACGCGCTCCACGGGCTCCTGGCGTGGGCGGACTGGCGCGTGGAGGCGGTCGCGGAGAACGCGGTCGGGCTCGCGACCGAGCTGGCGCCCAGCGCCGGCTACCCGCACCGGCTCGTCGTCGAGTGCGTGCACGCGCTGACCGACGACGGCCTGACCACCACGGTCGCGGCCCGCAGCCTCGGCACCCGCGCGCCGTACGGGGTCTCCGCGCACCCCTACCTCACCGCCGGTGGCGCCGACCTCGACACCTGCGTGCTCACGCTGCCGGCGGCGCGCTACGTCGAGACGACGGGCGCGCGGCTGCTGCCCGGGCCCGAGCGCGACGTGGCCATAGCGCCGTGGCCCGACTTCCGGCGACCGCAGGTCCTCGGCGACGCCCGGATCGACCACGCCTTCACCGGGCTCGACCGTGACGGCGAGGGACGCGCCCGCGTACGGCTCGAGGCGCCCGACGGCTTCGCCGCCGAGATGAGCTGGGGCGCCGAGCTGGGCTGGGTGCAGGTGCACACCGCCGACCGTCCCGAGCCCGAGCTCGACCGCGCCGGCCTGGCCGTCGAGCCGATGACCTGCCCGCCCGACGCCTTCAGCACCGGCGAGGACCTCGTCGTCCTCGAGCCCGGCGGGCGCCACAGCGCCTCGTGGCGGATCGCCGCGGCCGGTCCCGGCCTCTCCTGA
- a CDS encoding ABC transporter permease — protein MTASTVTIALPRRGSLATGLQRWGVYIAIALLLLFDLAFTPDFVSVSNLRTQLVQVVPVLVVALGMALVIGTEGIDLSVGGVMAIAAAVLPLYIGYGFWPAAVVALVAGALVGLANGSLVAFVGVQPIVATLALMVAGRGIALLIANEQLVPVTDPTALALGRGSLFGVLPWSVLIAALLVVGVAVLVSRTTFGKQLVAIGGNRRASELAGLPVKRNLLVVYMLAATLAASAGVLSTARLGASVPSTLGNLIELSAITAVVVGGTPLSGGMVKIGGTVAGALLLQLLRATLIAHDISDWYSQIVQAVIIVVAVYLQRQRAVLR, from the coding sequence ATGACGGCGTCCACGGTGACGATCGCGCTGCCCCGGCGGGGCTCGCTCGCCACGGGGCTGCAGCGCTGGGGCGTCTACATCGCCATCGCGCTGCTGCTGCTCTTCGACCTCGCGTTCACCCCCGACTTCGTCTCGGTCAGCAACCTGCGTACGCAGCTGGTCCAGGTCGTGCCGGTCCTGGTCGTCGCGCTGGGCATGGCCCTGGTGATCGGCACCGAGGGCATCGACCTCTCGGTCGGCGGCGTGATGGCCATCGCGGCCGCGGTGCTGCCGCTCTACATCGGCTACGGCTTCTGGCCGGCGGCGGTCGTCGCCCTGGTCGCCGGCGCGCTGGTCGGGCTGGCCAACGGCTCGCTCGTCGCCTTCGTCGGCGTCCAGCCGATCGTCGCGACGCTCGCGCTCATGGTCGCGGGCCGGGGCATCGCGCTGCTGATCGCCAACGAGCAGCTGGTGCCCGTCACCGACCCCACGGCCCTCGCGCTGGGCCGCGGGTCGCTGTTCGGGGTGCTGCCCTGGAGCGTGCTCATCGCCGCGCTGCTGGTCGTCGGGGTCGCGGTGCTCGTCAGCCGCACGACCTTCGGCAAGCAGCTGGTCGCCATCGGCGGCAACCGGCGGGCGAGCGAGCTGGCCGGCCTGCCGGTCAAGCGGAACCTGCTCGTCGTCTACATGCTCGCCGCCACGCTGGCGGCGAGCGCCGGGGTGCTCTCCACCGCGCGCCTCGGCGCCTCGGTGCCGTCCACGCTCGGCAACCTCATCGAGCTGTCCGCCATCACGGCCGTGGTGGTCGGCGGCACGCCGCTCTCCGGCGGCATGGTCAAGATCGGGGGCACCGTGGCCGGTGCGCTGCTGCTGCAGCTCCTGCGCGCGACGCTGATCGCGCACGACATCTCGGACTGGTACTCCCAGATCGTCCAGGCCGTGATCATCGTCGTCGCGGTCTACCTCCAGCGGCAGCGGGCGGTGCTCCGATGA
- a CDS encoding LamG-like jellyroll fold domain-containing protein — MKMSRRGRALGALLAAGTALTMMAPASPATAAASNTWSDKSAPLATPWTAEVSPTNALPDYPRPQLARPSAAKPTWQSLNGLWEYEPSDGYTAPRFGKRLSGQILVPFPAESALSGVMEHSDFMLYRRTVEVPKSYRTGQKHLRLNFGAVNYAATVWVNGTRVAQHTGGYEAFGVDITSALRKTGLQEIVVGVASPVDSEDIPVGKQRLDPSGIFYTAASGIWQSVWLEPVAATSLDSFTATPNSDRKSFTVSSTINGPSKNAKITVKAYAGSKQVASVSGAASAKLKLAVTKPHLWTPDDPFLYTFKVTLKRGKSVDKVESYAGLRTIGLKEVNGKQRIVLNGKPTFLLATLDQGYWPDGIYTAPTDEALKFDIAKTKDLGFNTIRKHIKVEPARWYYWADKLGMMVWQDQPALPTGRNDRLTSSDKANLRSETSRMVDQLKGVTSIIGWVPFNEGWGQWSVQAAADLGDQVKKQDPTRLVDSRSGLNCCDTPGDPGNGDVIDYHQYQGPALPAPDAKRASIDGEHGGLTLSVPGHLWPTASINPYGAVKDAAELNDKYVANNDDLRDLGAKNGLSGGVYTQITDVEGEQNGFFTYDRQVEKVDEARVRASNLSVIAAGSEAQPAPPAGTPGLGGVAHWTLDEGQGTTAKDTVGSNDLTVRNGGTWVDGPTAGAGTALHLTGDQFADTEKTVVLTRGTNYSVSAWARLDSAGGAFQTVVSEDGDTNSAFFLQYSGADQRWAFSFTGARALASEEGKPETGRWYHLVGVRDTTTSTLKIYVDGKLAGTTSVLATADTATGVLAVGRGKFGGNPVDYLDGSVDDVKVFDRALSADEVAQLDQAGAE, encoded by the coding sequence ATGAAGATGTCACGACGGGGGCGTGCGCTCGGCGCACTCCTCGCCGCCGGTACCGCCCTCACCATGATGGCCCCGGCCTCCCCCGCCACCGCGGCGGCCTCGAACACCTGGAGCGACAAGAGCGCTCCCCTCGCCACGCCCTGGACCGCGGAGGTCTCGCCGACCAACGCGCTGCCGGACTACCCGCGCCCGCAGCTGGCCCGGCCGAGCGCGGCGAAGCCGACCTGGCAGAGCCTGAACGGTCTCTGGGAGTACGAGCCGTCCGACGGCTACACCGCACCGCGCTTCGGCAAGAGGCTCTCCGGCCAGATCCTCGTGCCCTTCCCGGCCGAGTCGGCGCTGTCCGGCGTCATGGAGCACTCCGACTTCATGCTCTACCGCCGCACGGTCGAGGTGCCGAAGTCCTACCGCACCGGCCAGAAGCACCTCCGGCTCAACTTCGGCGCGGTCAACTACGCGGCGACCGTCTGGGTCAACGGGACCCGGGTCGCCCAGCACACCGGCGGCTACGAGGCCTTCGGCGTCGACATCACCAGCGCTCTGCGCAAGACCGGCCTCCAGGAGATCGTGGTCGGCGTCGCCTCGCCGGTCGACAGCGAGGACATCCCCGTCGGCAAGCAGCGCCTCGACCCGAGCGGCATCTTCTACACCGCGGCCTCGGGCATCTGGCAGTCGGTCTGGCTCGAGCCGGTCGCGGCCACCAGCCTCGACTCCTTCACCGCGACGCCGAACTCCGACCGCAAGTCCTTCACCGTGTCGAGCACGATCAACGGGCCCTCGAAGAACGCCAAGATCACCGTCAAGGCGTACGCCGGCAGCAAGCAGGTCGCGAGCGTCAGCGGCGCCGCCAGCGCCAAGCTCAAGCTGGCCGTCACGAAGCCGCACCTGTGGACCCCGGACGACCCCTTCCTCTACACCTTCAAGGTCACGCTCAAGCGCGGCAAGAGCGTGGACAAGGTCGAGAGCTACGCGGGCCTGCGCACGATCGGGCTCAAGGAGGTCAACGGCAAGCAGCGCATCGTGCTGAACGGCAAGCCGACCTTCCTGCTCGCCACCCTGGACCAGGGCTACTGGCCCGACGGCATCTACACCGCCCCGACCGACGAGGCGCTGAAGTTCGACATCGCGAAGACGAAGGACCTCGGTTTCAACACGATCCGCAAGCACATCAAGGTGGAGCCGGCCCGCTGGTACTACTGGGCCGACAAGCTCGGGATGATGGTCTGGCAGGACCAGCCCGCGCTGCCGACCGGCCGCAACGACCGGCTGACCAGCAGCGACAAGGCCAACCTCCGCAGCGAGACCTCGCGCATGGTCGACCAGCTCAAGGGCGTCACCTCGATCATCGGCTGGGTGCCCTTCAACGAGGGTTGGGGTCAGTGGAGCGTCCAGGCGGCGGCCGACCTCGGCGACCAGGTCAAGAAGCAGGACCCGACCCGTCTGGTCGACTCGCGCAGCGGTCTGAACTGCTGCGACACCCCCGGCGACCCCGGCAACGGTGACGTCATCGACTACCACCAGTACCAGGGGCCGGCCCTGCCGGCGCCCGACGCGAAGCGGGCCTCGATCGACGGCGAGCACGGCGGCCTGACCCTGTCGGTGCCGGGGCACCTGTGGCCGACCGCCTCCATCAACCCGTACGGCGCGGTGAAGGACGCCGCCGAGCTCAACGACAAGTACGTCGCGAACAACGACGACCTGCGTGACCTCGGGGCCAAGAACGGCCTCTCGGGCGGTGTCTACACCCAGATCACCGACGTCGAGGGCGAGCAGAACGGCTTCTTCACCTACGACCGCCAGGTCGAGAAGGTCGACGAGGCCCGCGTCCGGGCCAGCAACCTGTCGGTGATCGCCGCCGGCAGCGAGGCCCAGCCCGCACCGCCGGCCGGTACGCCGGGCCTCGGCGGGGTCGCGCACTGGACCCTCGACGAGGGCCAGGGCACCACAGCGAAGGACACGGTGGGGTCGAACGACCTGACCGTGCGCAACGGCGGGACGTGGGTCGACGGCCCGACCGCCGGTGCGGGCACCGCGCTGCACCTGACGGGCGACCAGTTCGCCGACACGGAGAAGACGGTCGTCCTGACGCGGGGCACGAACTACTCCGTCTCGGCGTGGGCGCGGCTGGACAGCGCGGGCGGTGCGTTCCAGACCGTGGTGAGCGAGGACGGCGACACCAACAGCGCCTTCTTCCTGCAGTACTCCGGGGCCGACCAGCGGTGGGCGTTCAGCTTCACCGGCGCGCGGGCGCTCGCGTCCGAGGAGGGCAAGCCGGAGACCGGGCGCTGGTACCACCTGGTCGGGGTGCGTGACACCACGACCTCGACGCTGAAGATCTACGTCGACGGCAAGCTGGCCGGCACGACCAGCGTGCTGGCGACGGCGGACACCGCGACCGGCGTGCTGGCGGTCGGGCGCGGCAAGTTCGGCGGCAACCCGGTGGACTACCTCGACGGGTCCGTCGACGACGTCAAGGTCTTCGACCGGGCGCTCTCGGCCGACGAGGTCGCCCAGCTCGACCAGGCGGGCGCCGAGTAG